One Terriglobia bacterium genomic region harbors:
- the thpR gene encoding RNA 2',3'-cyclic phosphodiesterase: MRAFIAVDLTREIQTRIEAAQDALGRFSHAVRWVRPETIHLTLKFLGEISNDQQRRVVETFSTRKSGVAPFQISVGRLGFFPNARAPRVVWMGIEEGKGELQSLARFVDEALRAAGFPPEPRPFSPHATVGRIKFLPEVASFIEATSAFSDYQCGTATVGHFYLYESKLDRGGSIYTKRATFALE; the protein is encoded by the coding sequence GTGCGCGCGTTTATTGCGGTCGACCTGACCCGGGAAATTCAGACCCGGATTGAAGCGGCTCAGGACGCCCTCGGACGTTTTTCTCATGCGGTCCGGTGGGTGCGCCCGGAGACCATTCATCTCACCTTGAAGTTCCTTGGAGAAATTTCCAACGACCAGCAGCGCCGGGTGGTAGAGACGTTCTCGACGCGAAAGAGCGGCGTGGCGCCGTTTCAGATCTCGGTCGGGCGTCTCGGCTTTTTCCCTAACGCCCGGGCACCCCGCGTGGTGTGGATGGGTATTGAAGAAGGGAAGGGGGAGCTTCAATCGCTCGCCCGGTTTGTCGATGAGGCATTGCGAGCGGCAGGGTTTCCTCCCGAGCCGCGTCCTTTCTCTCCCCATGCCACGGTTGGCCGAATCAAATTCCTCCCGGAGGTGGCCTCTTTCATCGAAGCCACCTCGGCCTTTTCCGATTACCAGTGCGGAACAGCGACCGTCGGCCATTTCTACCTTTACGAAAGCAAGCTCGATCGCGGAGGATCGATTTATACGAAACGGGCCACTTTTGCGTTAGAATAG